AGTTCGGGCTCGCGCGCGGCGCCGGGGGTGGGCCGCTCGCCCCGCTCGTCCGCCGCGTCCTCGGCGGCGGTGGTCCGCTGGGGCTCCTGCTCGGGCAGGGCGACCGCCACGACCTCGCGCGGGGTACGCAGGCCCCTGGCACGGGTGCCGATGGCGCGCATGGCACCGGCGGGCAGCGCCTCGGGTCCGACCGGCCGGGCGGCCCTCGGCTCGGCGCGCGCGGCCTCCGGCGGCACCCAGGCCGAGGGGTCGGAGGAGTCCGGTACGGCCTCGGGCAGCCGGCCGAGGGCAGCCTCGCTGGCCACCCGCCTGCGGACCAGCTGCAGCATCCCGCCCCGCAGCAGGTTGCGCAGCCGGGCGAACCTGCTGGTGAGCAGGCCACGCACGGAACCGTTCAGCCTGCTGCGGGCGGATCGCCGCCGCGCCCGCGCGGCCCGCAGCCCGGCATGCCCGCCCGTCAGGTACCGCACCGCGGCGAACTCCGCCCGTGCCCTGCCCGGCCGCCGCAGCAGGGCGAACCCGAGCCCGCGCAGCAGGCTCAGCAGCACCAGCCGGGGCAGCCCCAGCAGGAAGGCGAGCGGACCGCAGTTGGCCAGGAAGGTACGCAGCCCGTGCGCCCGGTCGGCGGCGAGCAGCGAACCGGGCAGGGCATGCGCCTGCCGCTCCCCGGTGCTCGCCGCGCGGGCGTGCCGCAGCCGGGCACGCGGGACGGACAGCACCAGCGAACCGGCGGAGTTGACCCGCCAGCCGAAGTCGACGTCCTCGCGCAGCAGGGGCAGGTCGGGGTCGAAGCCGCCGAGCCGTTCCCACAGCTCGCGGCGGATCAGCGAACCGGCGCTCGGCACCGCGAGCACCTCGGTGCTCTGCTGGTGGTCCCGGGGTACGGCGTGCTGGCGGTGGCCGGAGGCGTCCAGGGAAAGCCCCGCCTCCACGATCAGCCGCGGATCCGTCCAGCCGACGGCCAGCGGCCCGAGCACGCCTGCCGATGGCGCTGCCTCGGCCGCGTTCAGCAGGGTGCCGAGGCAGTCCGGCTCCGGGGCGCAGTCATCGTGCAGCAGCCAGATCCAGCTGCCAGGATCGCCCCAACGTTCACCCGCATGAGCGATGGCCTCGGCGACCGCCGCCGCGAAACCGGTGTCCTCGGGCAGGCTCAGCACCCCGGAGAGCACCCGCTCCCCGGCGGCACCAGCCGGATCGGCGGCATCGGCGAGGATATCGGCGGTGCGGTCGTCCGAGCCGGTGTCCACGGCCAGCACGTGCCGGGGCCGGACCTCGCTGCGCCGCAACGCGGACAGCGCCAGCGGGAGCCAGGCCGCACCGTTGTGACAGACCAGAATCGCCAGCACCGGCGCGGTGCGCAGCGCGGCGGGCGCCGAAACGCGAGGAGCAGTCAACGGCCCTCTCCAGTGCTCATCGGGATCCCGGTGGTCGGATGCGGCCACCCTACGATGTCAACGAGCTACTGGACCGGGCAGACCGCCCTATACCGCGCGTTTCTTGAGCTTGCGACGCTCCCTTTCGGACAGTCCACCCCAGATACCGAAACGCTCGTCGTGGGCGAGGGCGTACTCGAGGCAGTCGTCTCGCACCTCGCATCCCTGACAGATGCGCTTGGCTTCCCTGGTGGACCCACCCTTCTCCGGGAAGAAGGCCTCCGGATCGGTCTGCGCGCACAGGGCGCGCTCCTGCCAATCCTGCTCCTCGGACACGTCCAGCAGGTCCGGGAGAGTTCCCAGGTCCTGCTGCTGGGGGTCATCCCAATCCATGACGTGCCCCCAATCCCTTCCACTGGCGCCTAACCGCACGTCCGCCTCCTCGCTTCCACGCACTCCCCAGGCTGGCGGTGTTGACTCGGCGTCGAGACGCGAAACCGTGCCCCGACGCGTACAGTCCGATGCCGGACCGCACCGTTGTGGTCCTCTCCTGCTCCCTCTTCAGGCGGACCGATCCGCCGCCCCCTCGGCGGCGAATGACATCAATGTGATTACACCCGTGTAATGGAGCTAGGTCAAGCGGAGTAGCAAGTTTGGGGGATACTTCGAGCCCGACACGCAAGCGGACACGCCGACAGGCGCATGCGGGGATACGGAAGACTGTCGGCGTGCAACGTTCCGCAGTCCGCCCCAGTCCCCTGTTCTTCGCCATCCTCGCCGTCGCGGTCGCCGGTGCCGTGCTGCTGGTCGTGGAAAGCCCGTTCCCGACCACCGACTTCGACGGCCAGGTGTTCATCACCAGCCTCGACCATCAGGTGCTCGGCACGCTCGGGATCATCCTGCTGATCATCGGCGGCTGGGCAGCCTCGCTCACCCTGCACGAGTTCGGGCACGCGCTGGTCGCCTACCGCGGCGGGGACCACGAGGTCGCCGCCAAGGGTTATCTCACAATGGACATTCGCCGGTACACCGATCCGGTGCTGTCCCTGGTGCTGCCGCTGCTGTTGCTGGCGATCGGTGGTATCCCGCTGCCCGGTGGCGCGGTATGGATCAACCGGTGGGCCCTGCGCTCCCGCTCGGTGTCCTCCTGGGTGTCCCTTGCCGGGCCGCTGAGCAACCTTGCCATCGGCGCCGTGCTCACCGCCGTGGTGGCGTTGGTGCAGCTGCCGGCCGGGCTGGCGATCGGCCTGTCCTACCTGGCGCTGCTGCAGATCCTGGCCTTCGTGCTGAACATCCTGCCGGTGCCGGGACTGGACGGCTTCGGCGCGATCGAGCCCTATCTTTCCCCGCAGGCGCGGGAATTCGGCGCCAAGGCACGGCCGTGGGCACCGCTGGTGCTGTTCGCCCTGATCATCGGACTGGACCCGGTGGGGCAGGCCTTCTTCGACCTCTCCTACGCGGTGTTCGACGTCGTCGGCGGGGACGACCGGCTGGCCGTCATCGGCGCGGAGGGCTTCCGCTTCTGGCTGTGACCGTTCGCCGGTTGCAATCCCTCACCGGTTCTCGCGCAGCCACCGGCGGGCCCGCTTGGCCACCCGCTTGAGCGCGGAACGCTCGCCGAAGTAGTCGGCCGCCATGCCGACCACCGGCAGCATGCCGAGGGCCTGGTGGTAGAAGCGGCCCTGCGGCCGCTTCTCCAGCTCGTCGGTGATGGACAGCAGCAGCCTGCCCAGCCGCCACAGCGTGCGCGCCGCGGCCCGCAGCGTGATCCGGCCGTGCCTGCGGGAGGACTCGGTGACCTCCTCGGTCAGCTCGCTGGTCCGCGCGTCCTCCGCGGCGGCGTCGTGCCGGGCGCCGCGGCCTGCGGCCAGCTCCGGGTCCACCTCCCGCTCGAACAGCACCCAGGCCAGCAGCCGCACCCGGTCGCCGACCTCGGTCACCCCGTGCTCGCCCGCGATGGCGCACAGCAGCAGCCCCTGCGCGGCCGCGCCCAGCGCGTCCTGCACCGGCAGCCGGTCGGCCAGCGCCCCACCGAGGCCGGGGACGGCGGTGAGCAGCGCGGTGAACCGGCCGACCCTGTTCACCCACCAGTGTGAGCGTTGCCCGGCGTCCATTCCGGCCCAGGCCGCGGTCCCTGGCACCCGTACCGCGGTCAGCCGGTCCAGCAGCCGCTCGCGCAGGCGGCGCCGCACCCCGGCCAGGTCGGCGTCCTCCCGCTCGGCCCTAGTGCGCAGCCCGAGCGGGTCGGACTCGCGCAGGGCGTCCAGCAGCGGGCCGGTCGCCCGCACGAACGGGCGGAGCACGCGGACCACGTGCGCGTCGGAGATCGCCTCAGCCATGCGCCGCTCCCCTGGCCGGGGAGCGGGCGAGCACCGCACCGAGGGACAGTGCGGCGGGCAGCGCCCCGGCGGCTAGCAACAGCAGCGCCCGCCAGTCCTGCAACAGCACCAGGTCGCCGCCCGGCCCGGCCAGCCCGATCCCGAACACGGTGACCAGCCACAGCACCAGCGGGACCACGGCCAGCCGCGGCGGGGCCACCCACGCGGCCGCGCGCACGAGCAGCGGGGTGGTCGCCGCCGCCAGCAGCACGGTGACCGGCACCGGCACGGCGCCCGCGGCGGGCAGGATCAGTCCGTCCAGCCGCAACGGGAGGTAGAACAGCTCCAGCACGGCCAGCAGTACGACATCGACCAGCAGCAGCACGAACAGGCCCCACCGGTGTCCTTCCCCGCCGGTCATGCTTGCTCCTCCGCCGCCCCGCCGAACAGGTCGGTGCGCACGCCCTCGGCAGGCCCGCGGGCCAGCGTGAAGTACTCGGCGGTCAGCAGCGGCTGGGCGATGCCATTGGAAAGGGCGTAGCAGGAGGCCGGGCTGGGCACGCTGACCTGGCTACGGTGCGCGCGCAGGGCCGCGACCTTGGCATCCAGCTGCCCCGAGACGTCCACGGTGGTGGTGACCAGCTCGTCGGCCACCGTGGCCAGCTCGCCGTCCGCGGGCACCCGGAACGGCAGCTCGCTGGCCAGCCGCAGCCCGGCCAGCCCGCGGGCCACCGCCGAGGCAGGCGAGACCACGTGGAACACCCTGCCGCCGGTGTGCCTGGTGGCGGCCATCGTGATCTCATGCGCCCGGATGTGGTCGGGGTGGCCGTAGCCGCCGTGCGCGTCGTAGCTGACCACCACCTGCGGCCGCACCTCGTGCAGGATCGCGGCGAGCTGCCCGGCCTGCTCCTCCAGCGGGCCGCGGACGAACGCCCGCGGGTGCTCGGCCGCGGGGGTGCCAGCCATGCCGGAGTCCCGCCAGCGTCCGATGCCGCCGAGGTAGCGGTGGTCGGTCACGCCGAGTGCCGAACAGGCCGCGGCCAGTTCGCCCGCCCGATACCCGCCGAGCTGGTCGGCCGCATCAGCGCCGAGCAGCCGCAGCTCGGGCGGGATGACCTCGCCTTCCTCGCCGAGCGTGCAGGTCACCAGCGTGATCTCGGCCCCGGCGGCGGCATAACGGGCGATCGTGCCGCCGGTGGTGATACTTTCGTCGTCCGGATGCGCGTGCACCAGCAGCAGCCTGCGCGTCTCTTCGGAGATCACGGTCTTAGATTAATTCCTCCTTCGTGTCCACATCCCCAGGCGCCTCGGTTATCCTCGCGCGAGTCGTGCCTACCGGGCGTGACATCTGTACCCCCACGAAGGGCATCTGGTGAGCACTGAAGCAACAACGGCGGTGACAGCCGGCACATCCGGTTCCGTCCTTTCCATCGCGGACCTGCACATCTCGTTCTCCACCGAGGACGGCGTCGTCGATGCGGTCAAGGGCATCGGGTTCGACGTCAAGCCCGGGGAGATCGTCGCCGTCGTCGGCGAGTCCGGATCGGGTAAGTCGGTGACCTCGATGTCTGTGCTCGGCCTGCTGCCCAAGAGCAGCAAGGTCAACGGTGACCTCCGCCTCGAGGACCGCGAGCTGTCCGGGCTGCCGGACAAGGAACTGCGCAAGATCCGCGGCAACGACATCGCGATGATCTTCCAGGAGCCGATGACGGCGCTCAACCCGGTGTACACCGTCGGCTGGCAGATCCGCGAGGCCCTGCGGATGCACCAGGACCTCGCCAAGTCCGCCGCCGACGCGCGGGCCATCGAGCTGCTGGACCTGGTCGGCATCCCCAACCCGGAGCAGCGCTTCCGGCAGTACCCGCACCAGCTCTCCGGCGGCCTGCGGCAGCGGGTGGTGATCGCGATGGCGATCGCCTGCGACCCGAAGGTGATCATCGCCGACGAGCCGACCACCGCGCTGGACGTGACCGTGCAGGCGGAGATCCTGGGGCTGCTGCGCAAGCTCAGGGACACCCTGGACACCGCGATCGTGCTGATCACCCACGACATGGGAGTGGTCGCCGACCTCGCCGACCGGGTGGTCGTGATGTACCAGGGTGACATCGTGGAGCAGGCGCCGGTGCGCGAGCTGTTCGCCCGGCCGCAGCAGGAGTACACCAAGCGGCTGCTCGCCGCCGTCCCGGTGCTCGGCCAACGCCCCGAGGGCAGGCTGCTGTTCGAGGACGAGCGGATCGACAGCGCCGACGCCCAGCGCATCGCCGAGGAGATCAAGCTCGCCGACGTCGAGCTGGAGGCGCAGATCGAGGCCGGGGCACCCGCGCTGGAGATCAAGAACCTGGTGCTCGACTTCCCCGGCCGCCGCGGCCAGAAGGTCCGCGCGGTGGACGATGTGTCGCTGCACATCGACAAGGGCGAGATCCTCGGCCTTGTCGGTGAGTCCGGGTCCGGCAAGTCCACCGTCGGCCGCTGCGCCATCCGGCTGCTCGAGCCGACCGGCGGCACCGTGTCCATCGCGGGCAGGGACATCACCAAGCTGTCCACCAAGGAGCTGCGACCGCTGCGCCGGTACTTCTCCATCGTGTTCCAGGACCCGGCCTCCACCCTGGACCCGAAGATGACGATCGGCCAGTCGGTGGCCGAGCCGCTGATGCTGCACAAGATCCTGTCCGGCAAGGAGCTGGACGACCGGGTGGCCTCGCTGCTGGACAAGGTGGAGCTGTCCGCCCGTTACCGCAACCGCTACCCGCACGAGCTCTCCGGCGGGCAGCGGCAGCGGGTGTCCATCGCGCGGGCGCTGTCGCTGAACCCGCAACTGCTGATCGCCGATGAGCCGACCTCGGCGCTGGACGTCTCGGTGCAGGCGACCGTGCTGGACCTGTTCCTGAACCTGCAGCAGACGCTGCAGTTCGCCTGCCTGTTCATCAGCCACGACCTCGCCGTGGTCGACCTGCTGGCCGACCGGGTCGCGGTGATGCAGCACGGCAAGCTGGTCGAGGTGGGCACCAGGGACGAGGTGCTGCACTCGCCGCGGGAGGACTACACCAAGCGGCTGCTGTCCGCGGCCCCGGTGGCCGACCCGGTGCTGCAGGCCGAGCGGCGCGCCGCCTGGGAGGCGGGCCGGGTCGCCCCGGTCGCCGACTGACCCTCCGCAGCCACGGCAAAAGGGCCCGGCCACCGCGATGGTGGCCGGGCCCTTTTGCCGTGGTTTCTCGCGGTCCTGCCCGGTCAGGCCTTCATCCGGCGCTGCCGCGGGTCGAAGGCGTCCCGCAGGCCGTCACCGATGAAGTTGATCGTCAGCGAGATCAGCACCAGCACCAGGAACGGTCCCCAGAACAACCAGGGCCGGAAGGTGAGCTGGGCGTAGTTCTCCTGGATGACCCGGCCGAGCGAGGTGTCCGGCAGCTGCACACCGAGGCCGATGAAGGACAGCGCGGCCTCCACCAGCACCGCCTGCGCCACGGCCAGGGTGGCGTTCACCGTGATGCTGCCGACCATGTTCGGCACCAGGTGCTTGAAGATCACCCGGCCGGTGCCCGCGCCCGCGGCGCGCGCGGATTCCACGAACTCCCGCTGGGACAGCGACATCGCCTCGGCCCGGGTGATCCTGGCGATCGGCATCCAGGCGAACGCGGCCAGCACCAGGGCCACCACGTACCAGCTCCCGCTGAACACCTTCACCAGGATCGCGGCCGCCGCGATCTGCGGGACGATCAGGAACAGGTCGGTGAACCGGGAGATCGCCGAGTCGGTGAAGCCGCCGAGGTAGCCCGCGGTGGCACCGAACACCACCCCGAGCATCGTCGCGACCATGGACACCACGATCGCGATCAGCATGGAGTACTGGGTGCCGCGCAGGATCTGGGCCACCATGTCCTTGCCGACCTGCGTGGTGCCCAGCGGGTGGTCCGCGCTGGGCTGCAGGAAGCCGCCGACCGTCTCGGTGTAGCTGTACGGCCAGAAGATCGGCAGGATGATGATGGTCAGCACGATCAGCGTCAGCAGCGCGACACTGGCCATGGCCAGCTTGTGCCGCAGGAACTTCCGCAGTACGAGCGCGCCCTGACTGCGTGGCCGTGGCGCGAGGTCGGTTTCCTGGTCTTGGCCCCCGGAACCGCCCGACTGGGCTTCCGCGAGCATCGAGTTCATATCAGCCAACGCGAATCCTCGGGTCCAGGATGCCGTACACCAGGTCGGCAATCAGGTTGAACACAACTACCGTGACGGCGACCAGCACCAGCCAGCCCATCATCACGTCCGGATCGTTCTGGTTCACCGCGTTCACCAGAATCGTGCCCATACCGTTCCAGGCGAACACCCGCTCGGTGATGATCGCCCCGGTGAGCACCTGCGCGAAGTTCACCGAGAACAGCGTCGCCACCGGAATGAGGGCGTTCCGCATGGCGTGCCGGAAAATGACCCGGGAGGAGGAAACGCCCTTCGCGCGGGCGGTGCGGACGTAATCCGAATTGAGCGTCTCGAGCATCGATGCGCGCTGGAACCGGCTGTACGCGGCGAAGCTGATCACCATGATGG
The sequence above is drawn from the Amycolatopsis aidingensis genome and encodes:
- a CDS encoding WhiB family transcriptional regulator — translated: MDWDDPQQQDLGTLPDLLDVSEEQDWQERALCAQTDPEAFFPEKGGSTREAKRICQGCEVRDDCLEYALAHDERFGIWGGLSERERRKLKKRAV
- a CDS encoding site-2 protease family protein, yielding MQRSAVRPSPLFFAILAVAVAGAVLLVVESPFPTTDFDGQVFITSLDHQVLGTLGIILLIIGGWAASLTLHEFGHALVAYRGGDHEVAAKGYLTMDIRRYTDPVLSLVLPLLLLAIGGIPLPGGAVWINRWALRSRSVSSWVSLAGPLSNLAIGAVLTAVVALVQLPAGLAIGLSYLALLQILAFVLNILPVPGLDGFGAIEPYLSPQAREFGAKARPWAPLVLFALIIGLDPVGQAFFDLSYAVFDVVGGDDRLAVIGAEGFRFWL
- the mshB gene encoding N-acetyl-1-D-myo-inositol-2-amino-2-deoxy-alpha-D-glucopyranoside deacetylase — translated: MISEETRRLLLVHAHPDDESITTGGTIARYAAAGAEITLVTCTLGEEGEVIPPELRLLGADAADQLGGYRAGELAAACSALGVTDHRYLGGIGRWRDSGMAGTPAAEHPRAFVRGPLEEQAGQLAAILHEVRPQVVVSYDAHGGYGHPDHIRAHEITMAATRHTGGRVFHVVSPASAVARGLAGLRLASELPFRVPADGELATVADELVTTTVDVSGQLDAKVAALRAHRSQVSVPSPASCYALSNGIAQPLLTAEYFTLARGPAEGVRTDLFGGAAEEQA
- a CDS encoding ABC transporter ATP-binding protein translates to MSTEATTAVTAGTSGSVLSIADLHISFSTEDGVVDAVKGIGFDVKPGEIVAVVGESGSGKSVTSMSVLGLLPKSSKVNGDLRLEDRELSGLPDKELRKIRGNDIAMIFQEPMTALNPVYTVGWQIREALRMHQDLAKSAADARAIELLDLVGIPNPEQRFRQYPHQLSGGLRQRVVIAMAIACDPKVIIADEPTTALDVTVQAEILGLLRKLRDTLDTAIVLITHDMGVVADLADRVVVMYQGDIVEQAPVRELFARPQQEYTKRLLAAVPVLGQRPEGRLLFEDERIDSADAQRIAEEIKLADVELEAQIEAGAPALEIKNLVLDFPGRRGQKVRAVDDVSLHIDKGEILGLVGESGSGKSTVGRCAIRLLEPTGGTVSIAGRDITKLSTKELRPLRRYFSIVFQDPASTLDPKMTIGQSVAEPLMLHKILSGKELDDRVASLLDKVELSARYRNRYPHELSGGQRQRVSIARALSLNPQLLIADEPTSALDVSVQATVLDLFLNLQQTLQFACLFISHDLAVVDLLADRVAVMQHGKLVEVGTRDEVLHSPREDYTKRLLSAAPVADPVLQAERRAAWEAGRVAPVAD
- a CDS encoding ABC transporter permease translates to MLAEAQSGGSGGQDQETDLAPRPRSQGALVLRKFLRHKLAMASVALLTLIVLTIIILPIFWPYSYTETVGGFLQPSADHPLGTTQVGKDMVAQILRGTQYSMLIAIVVSMVATMLGVVFGATAGYLGGFTDSAISRFTDLFLIVPQIAAAAILVKVFSGSWYVVALVLAAFAWMPIARITRAEAMSLSQREFVESARAAGAGTGRVIFKHLVPNMVGSITVNATLAVAQAVLVEAALSFIGLGVQLPDTSLGRVIQENYAQLTFRPWLFWGPFLVLVLISLTINFIGDGLRDAFDPRQRRMKA